The DNA window gattctttgatttctctttctgtcgcttcattgttggtgcataggaatgcaactgatttctgtgcattgattttatatcctgcaactttgctgaattcatgagtcaattctagcagttttttcgTGGAATCTTTTGTGAAaagtcatctgcgaagagtgaaagtttgacttcctcctggctgatttggatgccttttatttctttgtgttgtctgatcgcagaggctaagacttccaatactatgttgaataacagtggcaagagttattcctccctgtcttgttcctgaccttagggggaaagctctcagtttttctccattgtggatgatattagcgttgggttgttcatatgtggcttttatgatctcgaggtaggctccttctttccctactttcttgagggtttttatcaacacaggatgctgtattttgtcaaatgctttctctacatctatcgagaggatcatatggttcttgtcctttcttttattgatgtgatgaatcatgtttattgttttgcggatattgaacgagccctgcatctcaggtataaatcccacttggtcgtggtgaataatttttttaatgtattgttggatccggttggctgatatcttgttgaggatttttgcatccatgtccatcagggaaactggtctatggttctttttagtggggtctctgtctggttttggaatcaaggtaatgctggcttcaagaaagagtttggaagttttccttccatttctattttttggagcagcttcaagagaataggtgttaattgttccttaaatgtttggtagaattcccctgggaagccatctggccctggactcttgcctcccctggaatttattttaaaatatttttaaaaaggggcgcctgggtggctcagtcagttaagcggccggctCTTGaatgtggctcaggtcatgatcttgtggttcgtggggttaagccctgcgttgggctctgcgctgacagcttagagcctgcttgggattctctgtctccctctctctctgcccctcccactcatgtgtgctctctctctctctctcaaaataaagaaataaacactggTGCACctgttggctcagtcggttaagcgtctgacttcagctcaggtcatgatcttgcagtttgtgagttcgagccccgctttgggctctgtgctgacagctctcagagcctggagcctgctttggattatgtgtctccctctctctctgcctctcccctgctcacggtgtgtctttcaataataaataaacgttaaaaaaataaaaattaaaaaagaaataaaattttaaaaatataataaaataaattattaaaaaaatagacgaagtggaaatgacaaaatattttgtatgattaAACTTTGAAATCTATGGGTTTAATATTTTCTACACTTTCATGAATGTTTACAAATATTgcataataaaactttaaaaaacaaagaaatagaataatcatTAAAAGAAGACTATCCGTGTTTTCAAACTAGCAGAGAAAAAAGTTTGTagggaaaaatatagaaaattttatcCATCTagttagaaaaggaaaggaagaaaaacaaattggaaatgaatgaaaaaaacaggaaacacaaGTATTTTGGGAGAAACACTTTGAAGCCTATTTAAATCACAAAACATGTAAATGGCTAAGTGTACTTATGATAATACAAAGACTCTCATAAGAGGTCTTTTTAATTAAGCTATTTGCTGCTTATAAGAGATCTGTCTAAACATACAGACatgcaaagtatggaaagaaagagaaaatgtttggaGTAGCAgtataataacaaaatagaatCTATGAGAAAGAAGTATTAGCAGCAATATAGAGGGAAACTCTAAAATATTATAAGGAAAATTTCATTCCAGACATAACATTCTTACCTGGTTGCATTTAACAACATAGCTGCAAAACATGTAAAAAGCTGACAAAAATAGGGGAAGACACTAAAACTTGCTGAcatttctctgaaagaattaaaaataattgtgtcaAGCAAATAATAAGTGAGCATATGGAAAAATCAAACTTACACttaaatatgcatattatatcatataaatatataccacattataTGTAATTAAGCTTTAGTTGCATATTACATAaatttcatacataaaaataatatacaagttatatacatgttacatataaagttatatacatatatatatgttccatgtgtatgtgtgtatatagataaaTCGATAGCTAGATCATATATATTAAACTTAAAGAGGAAACACATACATATGAAGTATTTATCAAGTTCATGCAACTCATAAAGAAATTCTCtgttgatggggcacctgggtggctcagtcggttaagcggccgacttcggctcaggtcctgatctcgcggtctgtgagttcgagccccgcgtcgggctctgtgctgacggctcggagcctggagcctgtttctgattctgtgtctcactctctctctgaccctcccccattcatgctctgtctctccctgtctcaaaaataaataaacgttaaaaagaaattctctgtTGAAATATAGATGCCTTAATGACTACTTTCTCCAAACATATGATTTTAGGTGGacgagggggaggggaagagactatttaagggagagaaaaacaacaaaataactgTTTCcatgattattttacttttcagtctACCCAACATGGGAGTTGATTAGTCCAAAGATATAAGACACATGGAAGGCAGTCTAGTGTAgcaaaacaaacaattaaaaacatttatttttaaaaaggaaaaatatacatgaatGGAGGGATATCACTGGTTAAACTGACCCAAACCAAGGGTTTGCAAGGCCAGCACATGTGTCTTAGACAGGCTTGCTGCTTTGTTCCCTGGTGTTTTCAGTCCCTGTTTGAGGGGAGGAAATTTCAACTGGGACGAGAATCTCCTGTCCTAGACCCAGAGGAGCAGTGTTTCAGCCCATGCCCTGAGAACGTCTGACTCTTGTGTGAAGGGATTTAGTTATAAGACTGATCATTTTCCAGgtccaaaataaaaagaaccatgGCTTATGAAAGACAATAAATTTCCAACGCGGGGAAGCATCACACATCCTAAACAGGACTCTGTCATCCGCATGTGCAAGGTGCTCTTTTGTTCTGTGCCAAAAATCATACAGCCATTGCAATTCTGGGCCCTGCGACACCTACTTTGTGAAATAGAGGTGATCCAGCCTCTGCTACTGAGATCCCggaaagcaaaaaggaaagactGAATGGCATCCCCTGGAGTGATACAACACGAGGGCCCTGGAAGGGATTTTCAGCTCAGGACGACAGTAAGAGTAACAAAAGCATTAAATAATAAGCAATATTTGACGAATATTATAGCCACTGTGCTCAGCATTTTATACACCTTGTGGCCTTTGATCTTTAAAGTCCTCAAAGCTCCTAAATGACAGATAGGGACACCGAGGCTCAGGACACCTTTGTTAGTTCTCCAAGTTGTACCATTGGAAAAAGTACAAAAGCCAGATTCATGTTTAGACAGTATGACCTCAGAGCCCTCCGTCTTGGTGACCACCTTCAATTCAGTCCAGTAAGGAGGGGTTCTCTGATAACTACCTAACTTGGTAGGAGACTGTCTTGACAGAGTGTTCAAATGGAGCCTAGATTACCTTTTTTTCAGATATGCTGAGGAGGAGTTCCTGCTCCTCTATCCAGAGATAGCTGGATGTCTCCCAAGGCAGCTTCAAGTTCAGAACAAGTGGGGGAAATAGATATTCTCTAAAACTGATGAACTTAAGCAAAAAGCAAGGCTGTAATTATGCATAAGAGATGCTCCCGTACTGGACCGGGGCTGGGACCAGGAAGCGGTCAAGGAAACAAAGCAATTGAGAACATGGAATTATTAGCTTAGCCTGGATCCTttggctcctgcctccccacaGATGATAGACCCTCCCTCCcgtatttcttctccttttgctgCCTTGGGCAGATGTGGGGACCGTCTGTCATCACCATCAAGGCTCTTCTCTTTGTTGCCTTTGCCCTTACATCTACCTCTTACATTTACCTTTGCATCCATCTGGCTGTCCTGTCAGCCAGCCCGGCATGTCGATCAGTGGGTCCACAAGTCAAGAACAAAGTTCGGCTAGTAGACAGGCAGTCGGCAGAACCCTGTGCTGAAGTGTGGTGTTCAGAAGGAAGTCTTCTCCTTGTGGTCTGTGGGCCTTTCATCCAAACATCTTGTTTGTGTGGGGCGAACAGGAAAccacagaaaagcagaaagacagaaagccaGTCATGTCAAAACCAGGGCTCACAGTGGTCCTGAAACCAGTGGTAGCAACAGCAGCATGAGGCATCTTTCTTGAACACTCCAGCAAGTTGGAGTAACGTGGAGAAATAGGGAACAACAGTGGCAGAAAAAGAATCACTCCCGAGCCTTGATCGCAAAGGTTGGGATGttcttgtgaaaagaaaaaagtcaaggcACAGAGTCGAGAGAGGAAAGGACCAAAAGGGGTACGCATTCAAAGAGAGTTGGAACACAAATAGCACATTTTGGAAggtctgaaggaaataaaataaaatggctgggAGCAATGAAGGCACAGGGACCACCGCATCTCATGCCAAGAAAGCTGGCAAATTGGATGGCTAGTGGCATTCTTATTAAGAGCAGCTAATGGGTCATTAGGCTCTGAGGCCTCCAAGGCCAAGCTGCCGGTGTGACGGTCACTAAGTGAATCCACTGCCCCCGACACAGTCCCTGAAATAGAATTGCCAGGCAAATAGTTGGTAAGAAATCAATCTTGAAATCTGGAGAAGCAAACCCTCTAGCACGTCCTGTATACTAATTAGTGACCACACTGCCTCACCGAAAGGCCACATTTCCTCCGGATTTCTTCCTGGGTATAGCGATCTGTCTTGGGAGGCAAGCTGTATGAAAGGGACCCAGAGCACGGCGATCGGCCCTCGCTGCGGGCGCTTGAGCCATTGGGTTTCTGTCCTGATTTCCTCATCATTAACCCGGGGCACCCAGACCAGTTACTGAAATTCTGTGCTTCACttttctcctttggaaaagtCAGGGTTGATATTGCTTCTACAGGATTGTCGTGAGGATAAAAGGGACAGTACATGTAAGGTACTTACCGCAAGCTCAGATGTTATTAAAACACGTTAGCTCTTCTAAATACCAAAGGGCCCCAGGGCTGGAGGCCATCTTAGCGATCGTCTCATGCAGTTGCTTTCAACCCCAACCCGCCCTCAGAATTTTTGGGTCAGCTCTTCAGAAATGCAGATGCATGGGCTTCACTTTCAGATTTGCTAAATCCTACGTTCCAATGATCCATTGGTTTGGGAAACCGCTGATCTGATCCAACCAAAGGCTTTACAGATGCAGTACTCTTTAGTGGCAGAATAAGGTGTAAAATCTGGTCTGAACGATAGTGTTTCTGGGAGGCCACTGTGACCAGAGTGAGGGCTGGACGCTCATGGAGGGCAGAGTCAATGACTCCTATGACTCATCGGAGACTGGTAGGTTTCCTGAAACTTTGGGGGAAAGATGTTCgtataatttcatttcttgaaTACTAAATGGATCAAACGGATCCAAACCAAGCATTTACTAGGGGCATAGCACCAAGTAgagccctgaggtcaagacccgcTCTGTCACTAAGTACCTCTGTGACGTCAGGCAAGTCAGTAAATTTCTCTAAGCTTCTGTTCCAACATGTAAATAATGGTGATTTCTGACCTAATTACTTtaggactttttaaatttaaagaggaTTCAGACATGTGAAGGTATTTCAAATGGGAAATTGTTAGAGAAGTTGACTATTGccacaatttattaaaaaaaaattttaacatttatttgttgctgagggacagagagagtcagagcacgagcagcagaggggcagggagagagggagacacagaatccgaagcaggctccagctctgagctgtcagcacagagcccgatgaggggctcgaacctgagatcatgacctgagctaaagtcgatgcttaacccactgagccatccaggggtccCACCCCTATTCATTTTTATGTCACTCCAACGAGCCTCGAATTCCATCGTGGCTGGTGTATGTGATCAGTGCACTGATGTCGAATCGAGTTTGTGGATTAAATAAGCTGAAAAGGGAGACGATTTTAGTGTCGGGAAATGGTTTATTAATGTGGGGTGCTGAGCATCGGGGGGATTCAAGAAtggagagagggctgggggcGAGTTGATGGTGGCAATTTTCAGAACCACGGTGTCTTTCATGTCTCTTCTGTCCTGCTGTCTGGTCTCATCTGCATGTGGGGCCACAGAGGAGAAGGCCAGGAGCCCAGCTGGAGGGGCGAAGAGGAAGCTAGCCTGTGCTGTGCTGCAGCAGAGTCTATTTGGGCTGCCTCGGAGACCACAAACACGGCAGGGGCACGGATGGGAACAGGCTGTGACATCGCCACCAATGCCCTGGACACAGCAGTTTTCTGTTCTTGTTTGTAATAACAGAGTGAGTAGTTGTGCCGATAGAAACAGAGCATACTCACGAACAAGTCAAGATCTATCTATCTTGATCTATCTTCAGCCTCTAGATCTATCCCCGACCCCACTAGCCCTCCTCCGACGGCAGAAAAGCCTTCCAAGAGCATCTTTCATGTCCTTGTTTCTGAGGCTGTAGATAATGGGGTTCAGGAAGGGGGCAAGGATGACAAAAGTGATAGCAATTGCTGTGTCCCAAAATACGGAGTAGGTGGCTGAGAATCGCAGGTACATGACGGCGACACTGCCGAAAAACAGCAAGAACACAGCCAGGTGGGCGGCGCAGGTAGAAAAGGCCTTGCGGCGGCCCTCGGCCGAGGGCATCCCCAGAATCGCCACGATGATCCGGATGTAGGATAGGGCGATGGCCAGGAAGGAGGCCACAATCTCCCCTGCATGGATGGCGTCCACAATGACCGCCAGGGACGTGTCCGTGCAGGCCAAGCTCAGCACGGGCGTAAAGTCGCAGAATATCTGCCGGATCTGGTTGGAGCCACAGAAAGGCAGGGTGGCAATCCACACGATCTCGGGAAGCACGAGGAGGAAGCCACAGACGCAGGACCCAGCGGCCAGCTGGGTGCACAGCCTGGGAGTCATGATGGTCGCGTACCGGAGAGGCCTGCAG is part of the Felis catus isolate Fca126 chromosome F1, F.catus_Fca126_mat1.0, whole genome shotgun sequence genome and encodes:
- the LOC111559167 gene encoding olfactory receptor 6K6, with protein sequence MTELVTGGNLTTVTEFLFSVFPHLPEGGVLFFVLLLLTYGFIVTGNLMIFIVVRLDRALHTPMYFFISVLSFLEIWYTTTTIPKMLSSLISEHKTISVAGCLLQMYFFHSLGITEGCVLTAMAIDRYVAICRPLRYATIMTPRLCTQLAAGSCVCGFLLVLPEIVWIATLPFCGSNQIRQIFCDFTPVLSLACTDTSLAVIVDAIHAGEIVASFLAIALSYIRIIVAILGMPSAEGRRKAFSTCAAHLAVFLLFFGSVAVMYLRFSATYSVFWDTAIAITFVILAPFLNPIIYSLRNKDMKDALGRLFCRRRRASGVGDRSRG